A DNA window from Bacteroides cellulosilyticus contains the following coding sequences:
- a CDS encoding SusC/RagA family TonB-linked outer membrane protein — translation MNKKINIILASVLCSFNLMAQVDTLTIHKDKVVIDYGRNIAHDAREVTGAVSTATSDKLSHKNSINATNQLFGMLPGLQVLQNTGAVWEDGATMYVRGMGTLNSKSPLVLVDGFERSLKELSSEEIESVSVLKDAVATSLYGIRGANGVILVKTKRGSLTSPQINFSYEFNMAIPKRLPDFVDGYTYASALNEAMKNDGSMPRYSAAELDAFKNQTNPLFYPNVDWVDETLRGASYGDNITFSARGGGKFVSYYTMLNFLDNRGILQPTGDNDGYSTQLKYSKLNVRTNLDITASPTTTVQLNLLGNFSEHNRPGTGVGDIFTAIYQVPAGAFPIKTERGIWGGTTTYGNNPVANISGKGYARSQTRALFADIHLKQDLAALLPGLTGGIKVALDNTAAYWDSNTKNFGYESAVLNLETGEKEFKTHANEGTLSYSKSVGSVITHFNFEAYANLTRQWGKHDLNATFMYSMDKIKSKGRNTGRAFMDVIGQAHYAYNNRYLLDLSLSGSASSILNPDDRWGIFPAIGAGWILSEESFLKNDWLNFLKLRASYGISGRADYDVNLFQDIYGGGGSYFFKNTPTSMSGMKLTQLGVEGLTYEKSHKLNVGVDFKAWNKLSLAIDAFYDHRTDILVSGSNAVSGVLGMSVPKANDGVVDNKGVEIALNWDDKISNFTYHVGGQFSFVRNKIIEQNEEYRPYDYLKRTGGSLNQLFGYEVVGIYQSQEEIDNREVKQYLGDVRPGDLMFKDQNGDNRIDDYDQVALGYNSTCPEIYYSFDLGAEYKGLGVYALFQGTGNYSKMLDTRSIYRPIVGNNTISTYYYENRWSETNPNGTLPRLTYSGSDNNYNNNSLWVADASFLKLRTLEMYYKLPEKLLKRTGFLGGAKIFARAHDLFCIDGIDIRDPEAIGASHPTMTQYAFGFNLSF, via the coding sequence ATGAATAAAAAGATAAATATCATATTGGCAAGTGTACTGTGCTCATTCAACCTGATGGCACAAGTAGACACATTGACGATTCATAAGGATAAAGTGGTTATAGACTATGGCCGCAATATTGCTCATGATGCAAGAGAGGTTACCGGTGCCGTTTCTACGGCTACCAGCGATAAGCTTTCGCATAAGAATAGCATTAATGCCACGAATCAATTGTTCGGTATGCTACCGGGGTTACAGGTGTTGCAGAATACCGGTGCGGTTTGGGAAGACGGAGCTACCATGTATGTGCGTGGTATGGGGACTTTAAATTCTAAGAGTCCACTTGTATTGGTCGATGGTTTCGAACGCTCTCTTAAGGAACTGAGTTCGGAAGAAATAGAATCGGTCAGCGTATTGAAGGATGCGGTAGCTACCAGTTTATACGGTATCCGTGGTGCCAACGGTGTGATTTTAGTTAAGACGAAACGGGGTAGTCTGACCTCTCCTCAGATCAATTTCTCTTATGAGTTTAATATGGCTATTCCGAAGCGTTTACCCGATTTTGTGGATGGATATACTTATGCGTCAGCGTTGAATGAGGCAATGAAGAATGATGGTTCAATGCCGCGTTATTCGGCGGCAGAACTGGATGCTTTTAAAAATCAGACCAATCCGTTGTTTTATCCTAATGTAGATTGGGTGGACGAGACGTTGCGAGGAGCCAGCTATGGGGATAATATAACTTTTTCGGCACGTGGTGGCGGTAAGTTTGTAAGCTACTATACGATGTTGAACTTTCTGGACAACCGTGGTATTTTGCAGCCTACAGGAGATAATGATGGTTACTCCACTCAACTTAAGTATTCTAAGCTGAATGTTCGTACAAACTTAGATATTACGGCCTCACCTACTACGACTGTACAATTGAATTTGTTGGGTAACTTCTCTGAACATAATCGTCCGGGAACAGGGGTTGGTGATATCTTTACGGCCATATATCAAGTCCCTGCCGGTGCATTTCCCATTAAGACAGAAAGGGGAATTTGGGGAGGTACTACGACTTATGGAAATAATCCGGTCGCTAATATTTCAGGTAAGGGATACGCACGTTCTCAGACTCGTGCCTTGTTTGCTGATATACACTTGAAACAGGACTTGGCGGCTCTGTTGCCGGGATTGACCGGTGGTATTAAAGTTGCATTGGATAACACTGCTGCCTATTGGGATAGCAATACGAAGAATTTCGGTTACGAATCGGCTGTTTTAAATTTGGAGACGGGAGAGAAAGAATTTAAAACTCATGCCAATGAAGGTACGCTCTCTTATTCAAAAAGTGTAGGTTCCGTTATCACTCACTTCAACTTTGAGGCTTATGCCAACCTTACCAGACAGTGGGGCAAGCATGATTTGAATGCTACTTTCATGTACTCCATGGATAAGATAAAGTCAAAAGGACGTAATACGGGACGCGCCTTTATGGATGTAATAGGTCAGGCACATTACGCATATAATAATCGCTATTTGTTGGATTTGTCATTGTCCGGTTCTGCATCCAGCATACTTAATCCCGATGATCGTTGGGGAATATTCCCGGCTATTGGTGCCGGCTGGATTCTGTCGGAAGAAAGTTTTCTGAAGAACGACTGGCTGAACTTCCTGAAATTAAGAGCTTCGTATGGTATTTCCGGACGTGCTGATTATGACGTAAACCTATTTCAAGATATTTACGGTGGCGGAGGTTCATACTTCTTTAAGAATACTCCAACCTCTATGAGCGGCATGAAACTGACTCAATTGGGAGTTGAGGGACTGACATACGAAAAGTCTCATAAACTGAATGTCGGAGTTGATTTCAAAGCCTGGAATAAATTATCATTGGCTATTGATGCTTTTTATGATCATCGTACGGACATTCTTGTTAGTGGCAGTAATGCGGTTTCTGGTGTATTAGGTATGTCAGTGCCGAAAGCCAATGACGGGGTTGTTGACAATAAAGGTGTTGAAATAGCTTTGAACTGGGATGATAAGATTTCGAATTTCACTTACCACGTAGGCGGGCAGTTCTCGTTTGTACGCAACAAGATTATAGAACAAAATGAAGAATATCGTCCTTATGATTATCTGAAGCGTACAGGAGGTTCTTTAAATCAGCTTTTTGGTTATGAAGTGGTGGGGATTTATCAATCACAGGAAGAGATTGATAATCGTGAAGTCAAACAATATCTGGGCGATGTGCGCCCTGGAGATCTGATGTTTAAGGATCAGAACGGTGATAACCGGATAGATGATTATGACCAGGTAGCGTTAGGGTATAACTCTACATGTCCCGAAATTTATTATTCGTTCGATTTGGGAGCAGAATATAAAGGGTTGGGTGTGTATGCTCTGTTTCAAGGCACAGGTAATTACAGCAAAATGTTGGATACAAGAAGTATTTATCGTCCTATAGTAGGTAACAATACGATTTCTACTTATTATTATGAGAACCGCTGGAGCGAGACAAACCCGAATGGTACCCTTCCGCGCCTTACTTATTCAGGATCGGATAATAACTATAACAATAATTCATTGTGGGTAGCTGATGCCTCTTTCTTGAAGCTGAGAACATTGGAAATGTACTATAAACTTCCGGAAAAACTGTTGAAGAGGACCGGTTTTCTAGGTGGAGCGAAAATTTTTGCCCGTGCGCATGATTTGTTCTGTATTGATGGAATTGATATCCGCGATCCGGAGGCTATCGGTGCATCGCATCCTACTATGACTCAATATGCATTTGGATTTAATTTATCTTTCTAA
- a CDS encoding RagB/SusD family nutrient uptake outer membrane protein → MKNIKKHFHAIVLLLGLLISTNACEDLAFGDKFLQKPPSTDVTIDTVFSTAEYARRVLWYSYRYLPMGLETSNSYWNTMWLGNIEGLTDLNQDYLGYSGVNKVYYAGNYNAGTENSPRGTYMATKARFNDNETHMWSAIRNAWLIVANIDRVPDMDQAEKERLKAEAKTMVAVYYAHMLRHYGGLPIVDKVISPEAEMPGRATLQQTVDFIVRLLNEAIDCPEFPWHISEAEMSNWDGRLTKAGAMGLKARVLLFVASPLFNNDQPYYQGAASDAMMTWFGNYDRERWKHAMDACEAFFKAVDSNGFYKLVEKEDVNPSDYRYAFRAAYFDRGTTETLISVRRENYYKANQQPYTNQSIRWGAICPTKEYFDMFPTADGENFDWNNPEHTKNPFVNRDPRLSETFILDGDLFQNRVAGVTKEKPDDKENYPAGKDWNKGQVTAKSLLTGLSCRKWGLDRAGEYNGHVIQWPHLRIAEIYLSYAEALNEYNNGPNDQAYRYVDKVRARVGMKGLKKGLSQEEFRKELLRERACEFGYEEVRFFDLIRWKMKDNFSSPLHGLNIYKNKNDGSYICEEFPLLGGEQSRAWWNPGGFSEKWYLSAFPQNEINKGYGLIQNPGWE, encoded by the coding sequence ATGAAAAATATAAAGAAACATTTTCATGCTATTGTGTTGCTGCTGGGATTGCTGATTTCCACCAACGCATGCGAGGATTTGGCTTTCGGAGATAAATTCCTGCAAAAGCCCCCCAGCACGGATGTCACAATCGACACGGTCTTTTCTACTGCTGAGTATGCCCGCAGGGTTTTGTGGTACAGTTATCGATATTTACCGATGGGACTGGAAACGTCGAATAGTTATTGGAATACGATGTGGTTGGGAAATATTGAAGGACTGACAGATTTGAATCAGGATTATCTGGGATACTCAGGGGTTAATAAAGTCTATTATGCCGGTAACTATAATGCCGGTACGGAAAACTCACCGAGAGGGACGTATATGGCTACTAAAGCTCGTTTTAATGACAATGAAACCCACATGTGGTCGGCTATCCGTAATGCCTGGTTAATTGTAGCCAATATCGACAGAGTGCCTGATATGGATCAGGCAGAGAAAGAACGCCTGAAAGCGGAAGCTAAAACTATGGTAGCGGTTTATTATGCACACATGCTACGCCATTATGGAGGTTTGCCTATTGTGGATAAGGTGATCTCGCCTGAAGCTGAGATGCCTGGCCGGGCTACTTTGCAGCAGACGGTCGATTTTATCGTAAGATTGTTGAATGAAGCTATTGATTGTCCGGAGTTCCCTTGGCATATATCAGAAGCGGAGATGTCTAATTGGGATGGGCGTCTGACCAAAGCCGGTGCAATGGGGCTGAAAGCAAGGGTATTGCTTTTTGTGGCTAGTCCGCTGTTTAATAATGATCAACCTTACTATCAGGGGGCTGCTTCCGATGCGATGATGACTTGGTTCGGAAACTATGACCGTGAGCGTTGGAAACATGCAATGGATGCCTGCGAGGCTTTCTTTAAAGCTGTTGACAGTAATGGTTTTTACAAACTGGTCGAAAAAGAAGATGTTAATCCCAGTGACTATCGTTATGCTTTCCGTGCCGCTTATTTTGATCGTGGTACTACCGAAACTTTAATATCAGTCCGCAGAGAGAACTACTATAAAGCTAATCAGCAACCCTATACCAATCAGTCTATTCGTTGGGGAGCAATCTGTCCTACAAAGGAATATTTTGATATGTTCCCGACTGCCGATGGAGAGAATTTTGATTGGAATAATCCGGAACATACAAAGAACCCGTTCGTCAACAGAGATCCTCGTCTCAGTGAAACATTCATTCTGGATGGAGACCTCTTTCAAAACAGAGTGGCTGGCGTAACAAAGGAAAAACCGGACGATAAGGAGAATTATCCGGCTGGGAAAGATTGGAATAAAGGTCAAGTAACAGCCAAATCTCTATTAACGGGATTATCTTGCAGGAAATGGGGGCTGGACCGTGCGGGCGAGTATAACGGTCATGTCATTCAGTGGCCTCATCTGCGTATTGCGGAAATTTACTTGAGTTATGCGGAAGCTTTGAATGAGTACAATAACGGGCCGAATGACCAGGCTTATCGTTATGTCGATAAGGTACGTGCACGTGTCGGTATGAAAGGATTGAAGAAAGGATTGAGTCAGGAAGAATTTAGAAAAGAGCTCCTTCGTGAGCGTGCTTGCGAATTTGGCTATGAAGAGGTACGCTTTTTCGACTTAATCCGCTGGAAAATGAAGGATAATTTTTCTTCTCCTCTGCATGGATTGAATATCTATAAGAATAAGAATGACGGTAGCTATATTTGTGAAGAGTTTCCGCTTCTGGGAGGAGAACAAAGCCGTGCCTGGTGGAATCCCGGTGGATTCTCGGAGAAATGGTATCTGAGTGCTTTCCCGCAGAATGAAATCAATAAAGGATATGGATTGATACAAAATCCCGGTTGGGAATAA